A genomic segment from Methanolobus zinderi encodes:
- a CDS encoding iron-sulfur cluster assembly scaffold protein: MYSRKVIEEFTNPKNVGVIEDADGVGETGSTVDGDIITIYIKVNDDVLEDVKFKTFGCVVAISTSTMVTQLAKGKTIDEALKLTNKDVIDALGGLPEDKTRCSGFALVALHKAIEDYRGKTAD; encoded by the coding sequence ATGTATTCAAGAAAAGTCATTGAAGAGTTCACCAATCCAAAGAATGTAGGAGTTATCGAAGATGCAGACGGTGTTGGTGAAACTGGCAGCACGGTCGACGGAGATATAATAACTATCTATATCAAGGTAAATGATGATGTACTGGAAGATGTGAAATTCAAGACCTTCGGATGTGTGGTAGCTATATCCACATCAACAATGGTCACACAGCTTGCAAAGGGTAAGACCATTGATGAAGCACTCAAGTTAACCAACAAGGATGTGATCGACGCCCTTGGAGGACTGCCGGAAGATAAGACGAGATGCTCGGGTTTTGCACTTGTTGCCCTTCATAAGGCTATTGAGGACTACAGGGGGAAGACTGCAGATTAA